The Conexivisphaera calida genome includes a region encoding these proteins:
- a CDS encoding MBL fold metallo-hydrolase, producing MAERVYCIHRLPIEQVNGNSYIVVSGGDVIVVDTGVPGNAERILKETNSLGGAKISAIILTHYHLDHSGSAADLSAATGAKVYVHEADAPFVSGRERPPFPPTVPKETLSAYSYMKPVEPDVLLRDGDIVFGFRVIHVPGHTPGSIALHDGRALFAGDNINVRDGAIQGSPAPYDWDNAKAKESLGRLLELEFDVLLPGHGPPVVGNASEKVRRSLGR from the coding sequence ATGGCGGAGCGCGTATATTGCATTCATCGTCTTCCAATAGAGCAGGTCAACGGGAATTCATACATCGTGGTAAGCGGCGGCGACGTCATCGTCGTGGACACCGGGGTTCCGGGAAACGCCGAGAGGATACTGAAGGAGACCAATTCCCTGGGCGGCGCCAAGATCTCCGCGATAATTCTGACCCACTATCATCTAGATCATTCCGGCTCGGCCGCTGACCTGAGTGCAGCCACTGGCGCGAAGGTGTATGTACATGAGGCGGACGCGCCCTTTGTCAGCGGCAGGGAGAGGCCGCCATTTCCGCCCACGGTACCTAAGGAGACCCTCAGCGCATATTCGTATATGAAGCCGGTGGAGCCCGACGTCCTGCTCAGGGACGGCGACATCGTGTTCGGGTTCCGCGTAATTCACGTGCCAGGTCACACCCCCGGATCCATAGCCCTGCACGATGGCCGTGCGCTGTTCGCCGGCGACAACATCAACGTCAGGGATGGCGCTATACAGGGCTCGCCGGCGCCCTATGACTGGGATAACGCCAAGGCCAAGGAGAGCCTGGGAAGGCTCTTGGAGCTCGAGTTCGACGTATTGCTCCCCGGACATGGACCGCCAGTCGTGGGAAATGCCTCCGAGAAGGTAAGAAGGTCCCTTGGGCGCTAG
- a CDS encoding ATPase, whose protein sequence is MGLKAALFSGGKDSVHAALAEWPVDLLVTFVYEFPRPSPHLINISKVVELAGAMSTPLVILKVHRGREKEEEAKLMGSLGVSRIVAGDQNVEDHLKYMEEMAGMAGAELREPIWGMDPGKVLEDELREMSFIVIGAEERARELVCARVDEGSSETFRRNVRELGIDPIGEAGEYHSLVTEIRPLGASIGAKCREVRSYGDYYVALVD, encoded by the coding sequence GTGGGTCTCAAGGCAGCGCTTTTCTCGGGCGGCAAGGACTCCGTGCACGCGGCGCTGGCCGAATGGCCAGTGGATCTACTAGTCACATTCGTATACGAGTTCCCTAGGCCATCACCGCATCTGATCAACATCTCCAAGGTAGTTGAGTTGGCGGGCGCCATGTCGACCCCGCTGGTGATATTGAAGGTTCACAGGGGAAGGGAGAAGGAGGAGGAGGCAAAGTTGATGGGATCGCTCGGAGTCTCGCGCATAGTGGCCGGAGATCAGAACGTGGAGGACCATCTGAAGTACATGGAGGAGATGGCCGGAATGGCCGGGGCGGAGCTCAGGGAACCAATCTGGGGGATGGATCCGGGGAAGGTGCTGGAGGATGAGCTCAGGGAGATGTCGTTCATCGTGATCGGGGCAGAGGAGAGGGCACGCGAACTGGTTTGTGCGCGCGTGGATGAGGGTTCCTCGGAGACCTTCAGGAGAAATGTGCGGGAACTTGGGATAGATCCTATAGGGGAGGCAGGCGAATATCACTCGCTGGTCACGGAGATCAGGCCACTGGGCGCGTCCATAGGAGCCAAGTGCAGGGAAGTCAGATCATACGGTGATTATTACGTGGCACTAGTCGACTGA
- a CDS encoding MBL fold metallo-hydrolase produces MTPIRLMAGPLLANSYILCEDECILVDPAGDVEDVLRVLRGRDLRFVVATHMHFDHVWSAKAVIDSTGADFLVHRLDWELRYELLSTAEELGFRPPDPPDRAEFVEDGQTIWRGLRVMHTPGHTPGSISLVGSGFVLTGDLLFNGSVGRTDLPTSNSKALVSSICRIYREIPYHYVVYPGHGPPTTVGAEATNNPFVGASSCGVTPQSTSAT; encoded by the coding sequence ATGACTCCCATCAGGCTTATGGCCGGTCCACTGCTGGCTAACTCCTACATATTGTGCGAGGATGAGTGCATATTGGTTGATCCTGCCGGTGACGTCGAGGACGTCCTTAGAGTCCTCCGTGGCCGGGATCTGCGATTCGTCGTGGCGACTCACATGCACTTCGACCACGTCTGGAGCGCCAAGGCCGTGATAGACAGCACTGGTGCGGACTTCCTGGTGCACAGGCTGGACTGGGAGCTCAGGTACGAGCTCCTGTCGACGGCTGAGGAGCTGGGCTTCAGGCCACCTGATCCGCCCGATCGCGCGGAGTTCGTCGAGGATGGCCAAACAATCTGGCGCGGCCTGAGGGTCATGCACACGCCGGGACACACTCCCGGCTCCATCTCGCTGGTGGGCAGTGGATTCGTACTGACGGGCGATCTCCTCTTCAACGGATCCGTCGGAAGGACGGATCTCCCGACCTCCAATTCCAAGGCGCTCGTCTCCTCCATCTGCAGGATCTATCGGGAGATACCCTACCACTACGTAGTGTATCCCGGTCACGGCCCTCCCACCACGGTCGGCGCGGAGGCGACGAATAACCCATTCGTAGGGGCGTCCTCCTGCGGCGTGACTCCTCAGTCGACTAGTGCCACGTAA
- a CDS encoding ABC transporter substrate-binding protein yields the protein MKRRAISRTALWAIIAVVVIVVIVGGVAAYYATRPPAPTPTPTPTPTPTHAIVGQVNIGIATDLTGPFGFAGEEISKAAQMVADQVNTQGGIYLSNGPNGPGNYKVNLVLTDDQTNPSVGPTALLQLYTTYHPVVTIGTAFSGVMYAEVSTIEQYNIIYISNIGGVGGITVSSTNYQTPLTQNDMIIHIEPTAYLFGSQIVQFLMEYKNQINPSGPIKIVYFGEQGEPTAMDEFKGLNMSIQQMGLQNELQIVSVQWVPVTTTSFESTLSSVASLSPNVIVIALPPPQIITLLQQGMSFPQLKGDLAVAWTPADDPAVYSALGKATSYFNYFVITNLPTNANTTDVALNQRWQIYRNEYLAFAGEPFGALGSFGIDQMYISLAAIMKAGTTNTSQVLAAFQSLTPSEVPWPLASVYNPFPPNNTLIGPPSAGLLYNSVNMTYFWVQAFYNSTSNSVSTQVVWPSQYATTQPVL from the coding sequence ATGAAAAGAAGAGCTATTTCTAGAACAGCGCTTTGGGCAATAATAGCGGTCGTAGTGATAGTGGTCATCGTGGGAGGAGTGGCCGCGTACTACGCCACTAGGCCACCCGCTCCGACCCCCACTCCAACACCGACCCCGACCCCCACTCACGCGATAGTGGGACAGGTTAACATAGGCATCGCGACGGACCTCACTGGGCCCTTCGGATTCGCCGGCGAGGAGATATCGAAGGCGGCACAGATGGTCGCCGACCAGGTGAATACTCAGGGCGGAATATATCTGTCGAACGGACCGAATGGTCCGGGAAACTACAAGGTCAACTTGGTCTTGACGGATGACCAGACGAACCCGAGCGTTGGTCCAACGGCGCTCCTCCAGCTATACACCACCTATCACCCGGTGGTGACAATCGGCACGGCATTCTCGGGCGTCATGTACGCAGAAGTTTCCACCATCGAGCAGTACAACATAATATACATATCAAACATAGGTGGCGTGGGCGGCATAACTGTATCCTCCACGAACTATCAGACTCCGCTGACGCAGAACGATATGATAATACACATCGAACCCACCGCATATCTATTCGGATCACAGATCGTGCAGTTCCTGATGGAGTACAAGAACCAGATAAACCCGAGTGGTCCCATAAAGATCGTGTACTTCGGGGAGCAGGGTGAGCCGACCGCCATGGATGAGTTCAAGGGCCTCAACATGAGCATACAGCAGATGGGACTCCAGAACGAACTTCAGATAGTCAGCGTGCAGTGGGTGCCAGTCACGACCACCAGCTTTGAGTCCACGCTTTCGAGCGTCGCCTCGTTATCGCCCAACGTGATAGTCATAGCATTGCCGCCGCCTCAGATCATCACGTTACTGCAGCAGGGAATGAGCTTCCCACAGCTCAAGGGCGATCTGGCGGTAGCTTGGACTCCGGCAGACGATCCAGCCGTGTATTCCGCGCTGGGGAAGGCCACGTCTTACTTCAACTACTTCGTGATAACTAACCTGCCGACGAACGCCAACACGACCGACGTCGCGCTCAACCAGCGCTGGCAGATATACAGGAATGAATACCTCGCGTTCGCCGGTGAGCCCTTCGGTGCGCTCGGATCCTTCGGCATAGACCAGATGTACATCTCGCTTGCCGCGATAATGAAGGCCGGTACCACAAACACGAGCCAGGTGCTCGCCGCCTTCCAGTCACTAACCCCGAGCGAGGTCCCATGGCCCCTCGCCAGCGTGTACAATCCATTCCCGCCGAACAACACCCTAATAGGCCCGCCCTCGGCCGGCCTGCTCTACAACTCCGTCAACATGACGTACTTCTGGGTCCAGGCATTCTACAACTCCACTTCGAACAGCGTATCTACACAGGTGGTCTGGCCCTCGCAGTACGCAACCACGCAGCCGGTCCTGTAG
- a CDS encoding Rieske (2Fe-2S) protein, producing MKIRVHVHSLEGRNSILVWLNGRPVLVVRDGDKFYGMDAVCAHMGCAILSEVHGTTAVCPAHGAKYDVKTGQMIEPPQVKPDVPCEQEEIRVPLRTYKVSVGSDGLLDVE from the coding sequence ATGAAGATCCGTGTACATGTGCACTCCTTAGAGGGCAGGAACTCTATTCTGGTGTGGCTCAATGGGAGACCTGTCCTCGTGGTCAGGGATGGCGATAAATTCTATGGAATGGATGCTGTGTGTGCGCACATGGGCTGCGCTATACTCTCCGAGGTACATGGAACAACCGCCGTTTGCCCGGCACATGGCGCTAAATACGATGTGAAAACTGGACAGATGATCGAGCCTCCACAGGTAAAACCTGATGTCCCATGTGAACAGGAGGAGATAAGGGTCCCGCTGAGAACCTATAAAGTGTCAGTTGGATCGGATGGGTTATTGGATGTAGAATAG
- a CDS encoding LSM domain-containing protein, whose product MAKAENPLGIVRAAIGREVRVVVKGGVEYRGILRAFDNYINLVMENAIIHEPGRDPTSQARIFIRGSNVLHIALPETE is encoded by the coding sequence ATGGCCAAAGCTGAGAACCCGCTCGGGATAGTGCGCGCCGCGATAGGACGCGAGGTGCGCGTCGTCGTGAAGGGCGGCGTCGAGTACCGCGGCATACTCCGCGCATTTGATAACTACATCAACCTCGTGATGGAGAACGCGATCATCCACGAGCCGGGTCGCGACCCCACGTCGCAGGCGCGGATCTTCATCCGCGGGAGCAACGTGCTCCACATCGCGCTCCCGGAGACGGAGTAG
- a CDS encoding RNA-guided endonuclease InsQ/TnpB family protein has translation MSDGAGATPQPSPALVEEPGPSSEITVFPAPEDNGTRAIVVRLLPNGAQERKLRRLADAAAKLWNELNYERRQQYFGARKQGLSERASLAHVDLKGTRKRMVPNYTEILGASAWAVERKNAEAWSSFRGLLKAKSKGKLPPWIHPAPPGYNKDRKTGRRKPWLPVHHEMYTVDPEAKVIHIPRYNLRLRFAGDVRWHGKQERMEIWYDEARRAWYASIAVKVGAETTRNGTKPRHIVQGGRRSIEVARPVGDKVAGIDLGVNIIASVVVGDGAWIIYKGARLKEDYFHFEGRIARLESEAARAKSVGDEKRHDRLRAEVRRLKRKWAARRIHLYRNLASHLIRGLWGRGVSTVYVGYPYEIARDNGNKYSVNIWAYRELIGAIEAEAREYGISVYEVYERGTSSHCAYHGVEVKRSPRGVVTCPVGDHRLHSDLNGALNILRRGSGVLVRGNLRPLSFIVDHNGVAPANSIAPTKGGNAQNPGVNLGPQGPG, from the coding sequence ATGTCCGACGGAGCGGGGGCGACTCCACAACCCAGCCCGGCACTCGTCGAGGAGCCGGGACCCTCTTCCGAGATCACGGTCTTCCCCGCGCCCGAGGACAACGGGACGCGCGCCATAGTCGTGCGCCTCCTCCCCAACGGGGCGCAGGAGCGCAAGCTGAGGAGGCTGGCGGACGCCGCGGCCAAGCTGTGGAACGAGCTGAACTACGAGCGCAGACAGCAGTACTTCGGCGCTAGGAAGCAGGGGCTGTCGGAGCGGGCCAGCTTGGCTCACGTGGACCTGAAGGGCACGAGAAAGCGCATGGTGCCGAACTACACTGAGATATTAGGCGCGAGCGCATGGGCGGTCGAGAGGAAGAACGCGGAGGCGTGGAGCTCCTTCAGGGGGCTACTGAAGGCGAAGTCCAAGGGCAAGTTGCCGCCGTGGATCCATCCTGCGCCGCCCGGCTACAACAAGGACAGGAAGACCGGGAGGCGCAAGCCGTGGCTCCCGGTCCACCATGAGATGTACACAGTGGATCCGGAGGCCAAGGTCATCCACATCCCACGCTACAACCTGAGGTTGAGGTTCGCCGGCGACGTCCGCTGGCACGGGAAGCAGGAGAGGATGGAGATATGGTACGACGAGGCTAGGCGCGCGTGGTACGCGTCCATAGCCGTGAAGGTCGGCGCCGAGACCACGAGGAACGGCACCAAACCGAGGCATATAGTGCAAGGAGGACGCCGCTCGATAGAGGTCGCCAGGCCGGTCGGTGACAAGGTGGCTGGGATTGACCTTGGAGTGAACATAATCGCGTCGGTGGTCGTGGGCGACGGGGCGTGGATCATCTACAAGGGCGCGAGGCTGAAGGAGGACTACTTCCACTTCGAGGGGAGGATAGCGAGGCTGGAGTCCGAGGCCGCCCGCGCCAAGTCGGTGGGGGACGAGAAGAGGCACGACCGGCTCCGGGCAGAGGTGAGGCGGCTGAAGAGGAAGTGGGCCGCGAGGAGGATCCACCTGTACAGGAATCTAGCTAGCCACCTGATCCGCGGATTGTGGGGGCGCGGCGTCTCCACGGTCTACGTGGGTTATCCGTACGAGATCGCGCGGGACAACGGCAACAAGTACAGCGTGAACATCTGGGCCTACCGCGAGCTGATAGGCGCGATAGAGGCGGAGGCGCGCGAGTACGGGATCTCCGTGTACGAGGTGTACGAGCGCGGCACTTCGAGCCACTGCGCGTACCATGGGGTCGAGGTCAAGCGCAGTCCGCGCGGCGTCGTCACGTGCCCGGTGGGCGACCACAGGCTGCACTCGGACCTCAACGGCGCCCTCAATATCCTGAGGCGCGGCTCCGGGGTCCTCGTCCGCGGGAACCTAAGACCGCTCTCGTTCATAGTGGACCACAACGGGGTCGCGCCGGCCAATAGCATAGCCCCCACAAAGGGGGGTAACGCCCAAAACCCCGGCGTGAACCTGGGTCCTCAGGGCCCGGGATAG